The genomic region CTCACCTTCTCCTATCCCCAACGAACCCCGCCCCGCCCTGCCCACTCCACGTGGCTGTGGGGGACAATGGCTTCTTTTCCGCGGTGACCCCAGCTCTCTCGATGCGCCTGACGCTCTTCCGGGTCTCACACAAGGCCTcctgcacgcacgcacgcacgcatgcgCGAGCCCCTCCCACGCCCTTTGGCATCCAGTTCCGGAGAGTCACAGGCCCAGAGGCACGTGCCAGCTGCCCGCGGTGCCGGTTGTAGTCCCGCCCCTCCCAGCCTCACTTTCAGAAATCTCTTTCATTTGTCCTAAGCACCTTCTATCCACCTTCAATCTACCAATTGGCCTAGGTCCACTAGGCCCGCCCCCTTCCTCAGTGCTGATTGGTTTAGACATCTATTGGCGGATTTTCTCTGTAGAGCGGCAAGGTGCGACGAAGCCAAAGGGGAGAAGGGCCGTTGCAGCCTCTATATACAGCCAGTCCCCACGCAGTCAACCTGGTTTATCCCTAGGGAATCAATATAGTGTCGTCATTTGGAGCTAGGCTTTAGAGCCACACTACCTAGGTTCCTATGCCCAGACTGGCACATttgagctctgtgaccttggcaaaGTATGCAACTgctcagagcttcagtttcctaatctgtaaaatggagttgatAATCTTCTCCTTCTTATAACTGCTGTAAGTATGAGTGTGTGTGCCAGCATCCAATTTGAAACAGCACTTGTTGACTGGATGCCTCTAAACTTTCCCACTACACTTGTCCCCCTCAgttccccgcccccccaccccaccccgaggCTTGCGGGAtctgttccctgaccaaggactgaatccCAGCCCGGGTTgtgaaagcctggagtcctaaccactagtcCACCAGtgaaccccccccccccttcAGACTCTCAAATCGAGCTATACCAGGGTTTTCCCCATACCCTAATAAGCTATATTGTGTATTACCTGGTAATATTGCTTGTCCAACCTTCATAATCTTACAAAGCCAAACGCCTTAGGTACTACTCCTAAGAAATCCTTCACCCTCAGAgtccatctctttctcctcccacaAAGGTCCCCTGTACCTTTCTTAATCACAACCTTGATCCTTCCCTCAGTTGTGTGTCTGGAGTCTGCCTCCTCCAACATGGCTAGATGAAGGTCAGAATCAGACCTATTCCTTTAatactcattcagcaaatacttgtgAACAGCCACAGATAGTACTTGGTACTCTGAGTCAGGCTCTGTTCCAGGCAAGTGGATTGAGGcaaaacaaacataataaaataaaatgcaatgcaTCTCTGTATCTCAGCATCAACCTTCCTAGAAGGAATGAATAACTATGAAGGTCTCATTTGGAAGTGGAGCTACAGGAACATGATCAGGATTTTTAGGGGGTGGGACCCCGCCACCTGGTCCCCCAGAACAAAGAGATCTGGGAAGACTTGAGGTCAGATTAatttggggcaggaggtgggagtcGGCGACCTTAGATGACCTTGGCTATGGATGTAGGTTTCAGAGCCCAGACACACCCAACTGAAGTCGGTCAGCCATAGGTttagggaggggagaggaggccaCAGATCTGTAAGGTGAGCTGCGCGGGAGGGGCGCCAAGCTAGACTTGGCCCTTGCAGCATCTCTAATTTCCCTTGTCTTTCTGCATCTTCTACTACCCTCTCTGCAGGGTCAGTGATGTCTCTATTGCTAAGACATACAGTTTAGCTATTATGTCACAAAAACTGGTGGTTTTGAGCAGGGGAGGGCCATGAGCACAGAGGCTCACTAAAGTCCCAGCACTGCCTTAAAGTGTCGTCTTACAGCTGAGCCGCTAATTTTCACATTTTGCcatcctccttttctctcccctACGTCTGAAGAAAATGGGTGCGCCCCTTCCTGGCCAGGTGCGTAGGAGCCACCCCCTCAAGGGATCCAAGGAATGGACTCGTCCACTCACTCCCCCACCACCACGTGAATGAGTGACACACATAACACCCCAACCCTGGCCCCTCCCCACACTTCTCGCCCTACAGCAAATGGTTTCTTCCCCCAGGACTGGCGCTAGATTTTCCCCGCCTACTCTCGGCCTTCAGGTATTTCGCTCCTCCCCGTGACGCCTGTAGGGTggtttctccccccccccccccccacggtATGCTGGATGGTCTCGCCTGCCCCCACGCCCCCCGGTGCCTGGGTGCGCCAGCCGCCGCCGCGGCCCGAGAGAGCGGCCGGAGCAGGAAGCGCCGGACGAGCCCACTGCGCGGTCGCCGTGGGGAAGCGAAGGTTCCCAATTCCACCTCCCCTCCTAAGTGAAGGTTTCCGCCCCGGGAGAGGGGGCGGTACCCGGGAATCCGTCGCGCCCTCCGCGGGAGTGCGGGCTTCGGGACCGTCCATTGTTGCCTGAGGGGTAGGGGTGGGCGTGGCGGCGCCACCTCCTCCCGGAACACTCTCCCGCCGACCGCGCTCGCTCGTCCTGCAGGAGCGGAGGCGCCAAGATGAGTGGAGACGAGAACCCAGCCAGCAAGCCCACGCCGGTGCAGGACGTGCAGGGCGACGGGCGCTGGATGTCCCTGGTGAGCGACCCCGCCCGCGATACTCCGGAGtccggggctgggggcggggagagcGGGGAGACTTGGGAGAGCAGCTGGTTCGCGCCGCTCTCGCTAGGAGATTGGGAAACTAAGGGCAGTTGGGGTGGTGCTGCCTAAGGAAGCGGGGTGGGGCGGGCACCGCGGCGTGCATGCCATTGACTCCCCTCCTTTACGTCCCCAAAGCACCATCGGTTCGTAGCCGACAGCAAAGATAAGGAACCCGAAGTCGTCTTCATCGGTGACTCCTTGGTCCAGCTGATGCACCAGTGTGAGGTGAGGCCGgtccctctccttctgccccacCCAGGCCTGTGCCTTCACCGACTCTCCTGGACCAGAGCCCGGGCCAGGCGGTGTGTGGGGTACTCAAAATACGTAGCACCAGACACCCAGAATTTCTGTATGATGTGCCACGTTCTACTGAGAAGGAAGTGTTGTATCCTGGCTTTTTGTCATATTGGGTTTGTGTATAGTGAGACTTAAAATGAGGCTTCTTGCAAGAAGATTGCCTACCATGAGGTTCTTTGTTTGCTTAAATTAGCGCACAGCCCTAATGGATTTCCAGAAAGCTATAGTTGTTTCCACAAAATGAAGGTCAGTAGGTCTCTACTAAGGGAGCTCAATTATTCTACCTATTCACTAAGAGATGTTAAACCATGACTTTCCTCAAAGtgaagctcaactggaatgctgTTGGTTTGATGCCTGGCTCAAGCAGAATGAGTTTTTGTAGAAGGAGTCTTGCTTCTATGGGGATTCATGAAAGTGAGACTGTGATGGGTTTGCGTACAGTGATGTTTGACCATATTGGGGTTTGTTTAAGGTGAGATTTAACCAGACTgctttcataaaacaaagatctaACATGATGACATTTGGTTAAGCTTTGGATAGAGAGCGGTGGTCCGTGCTGATGATGCCCCTGTGCCCACACCACTTCTTGCCCACAGATCTGGCGGGAGCTCTTTTCCCCTCTGCACGCACTTAACTTTGGCATTGGCGGTGACAGCACACAGCATGTGCTGTGGCGTCTGGAGAATGGGGAGCTGGAACACATCCGGCCCAAGGTGAGCAGGGCTTGGGTGGGCAGCCAGAGCCCCCTCAGCCTGCCCCCCACACCACTGCTCCATCCTCTCTTTCCACAGATTGTGGTGGTCTGGGTCGGTACCAACAACCACGGGCACACTGCAGAGCAGGTGACTGGGGGCATCAAGGCCATAGTGCAGCTGGTGAATGAGCGGCAGCCCCAGGCGCGGGTCGTGGTGCTGGTgagagtggggagggcagggggaggaagaAGGGCTGTGCTCTGGGACCCCTTCAGGTGTAGCCACAGCTGCACGGCTCTGGGCAGTTCAGCTCAGAGCAGTGGCTTTCAGGCAAAATCTCATGTTGAAGCTTGCTGTGCCCATCAGAAGGGCTGTGGCGAAGGACATATTTGGGGGCAAATAGCCCCTTTTGTCCAAGGGACTGCTGGACACTCGGAaggtcgctctgttgtgtctgactctttgcgaccccatggactgtacagtccatggaattctccaggccagaatactggagtgggtagcctttcccttctccaggggatcttcccgacccaggaattgaaccagggtctcctgcattacaggaggattctttaccaactgagctatcagggtgtTGAAAAACACGAAACACTTAAATAGCCAAGAGTGGTCAGACATTCCCAAGGTGAACCTAGCTTCCATTACTTCTAAAAGGTTCCACGTCTAGAATGAGGTGTCAGGACCATAGTTTGGAACCTGTGTTTCCAAAACCCCCATTTTCCCATCCCTAGTGTATTCTGGAGCTTAGGACTTCCTGATGggggacagagaaatctggcacAGAGGAACAGGACACCCAGATGCTGGTAGGATGCCTCCTCACAACCCCTTGTGCCTTCCTCAGGGCCTGCTTCCTCGGGGCCAGCACCCCAACCCACTTCGAGAGAAAAACAGACGGGTGAATGAGCTGGTACGGGCAGCACTGGCTGGCCACCCTCGGGCCCACTTCCTGGACGCAGACCCTGGCTTTGTGCACTCAGATGGTACCATCAGCCACCATGACATGTACGATTACCTGCACCTGAGCCGTCTGGGGTACACACCTGTTTGCCGGGCCCTGCACTCCTTGCTTCTGCGTCTGCTAACCCAAGACCAGGGACAGGGTGGTGCCCCCCTCCCGGAACCCAGCCCCTAAGCATCTGTCTTCCtacattaaattttcatttttcagtctccCATGTTCTGCTTTATGGCCAAGCCCATGTGGGTATCTAACTCCGACATCTATGACCCTGCAGCTCTGCCCAAGGGAGGCCTCACCGGTCCATCAAGGTATTCTGGTCCGTGTAGTCAGGCAGATTTCTGACATCACAGTAGTGCTCCAAGCAGGCACTGCCAATCAATAACCCACTAGGTGAAACTGGTTTGCTAACATGACCCTGTGGCATCAAGGTCAAGCAAGAATTCTGGGTGACCCAGCAGTCAAAGCCCACCCACTGCTGCACTCTGACCTGAGCTTACCTGTGACTTCCTGTGAAAGCTTTCTGACCTTCCCACCCCCAGCAGTCAGCCCTCCACAGTGTATGGGTCTTGTCTCCCCAGAGAAGCACTTTCCAGGGCTGTATGATAGAGCCGGAAACCAGGAGAGGATTCCTCAGCCTTGGCTGCAGTGCTGGCTCAGGCCACACAGGGGCAGCAGGGGCCACTGGGGACAGGGAGGCACTCTGACCCACCAGCTTCCCACCCAGTGCCCGCCCTGGTGCAGACCTTGCGAGTTCACCTGGAACATCAAGGGTGAACTGCCCTTCTCACAGCACCCAGTCAAAGGCCTTCCCCAACCATGCCTGGCCGAATGGCTGAGTAGGCATGACtctgcccaccaggttccactgatGTAGGGGATGGTACTGGAATGGCACCCCGCTCCTCACAGTGGTTGGGGGCAAAGCCTGTAACCCTATGGCCATCTGGGGGCCAGACTGGTATGACCCACATTCTTTCTCCCTTGAGAGCTAGCAGCCACACAGGTGTGTTAAACAGCTTTAATCTCGGTCATTGCGTCTTCTCAGCACAGTAAGAAATATTGCACATGATCAACATGTTTTGTTCTGGGGATGGGGACAAGGGTGGGGGAATCACCTTCTTAGAAAGTACAACCCAAGTTGGGAGggcagagggggtggggagagaaccCTCCCCGTGCCTGTGGCAAAGTGcaggagcccccacccccaagctAACCTGAGTCCAGCCCCTCTGGGGAAAAAAGGGGTACATGAACTCCCCCCTACTCCACAGGCACCTCCCTGTGGCCCGAGGCCCACACTACCCTCCAGCTGGCAGCCCTCACACGAGCCATTTTGCATAAAGTACAAGTGAAAAGGTCTGAAGGTCACACACTCCAGGTTATATACAGGGGCTCGATGGAGGGAGACTGTGCCCCACTTCCCCTCAGTCGCCCCCATCACAGGGAGGGAGCTGTCGGGGGAGGGGGTAGACAAGGGAGCAGGCCTCGTTTCGCCCCCAACTGGAAAGGACGAAATGGCTTTACTGGGGAGGAGGCAACCATCCTGCCCCCCCATTCCTGCCACCTAACATACTGTCCATGTCCTGAGGGGGGTACTGTGGGTCTGGGGTCTTCTCAGGAGCCCCTCACCTGCCTGTGGCAGCTGTGGAGGGACCAGAGGCGGGTGGTGAGGGTTGGGGGggcccctcccagccaggctgtcCAGGCCCCGGCTCTGGGGGTGGAGGCAGTGGCGGGGCAGCCGGGGCTGTGCCAGAGTCCGAGCCAGGTGAGGTGGGGTCAGGGCCCCCTgcggggctgggagtggggacaGGGGCAGCAGCAGTGCCAGTGGGGGGCGGTCCAGGGAGGGGGGCCTCAGCTCCCGGGGGCTGTTCTGAGGGAGTGGCCGCCTGCATGATCTTCTGGCGCACCTCACGGATCTTCAGCTGCAGACAGACCTTGGAGGGGAAGATGTCCGCGTAGCGGGCCTGGAAGGCTGCCGTGGCCTGGGCTGTGGGCAGCAGGggcaggtggggagagggagaagggcagGGTGAGATGAGTAAGTAGGCCCCCTCCAAGTCCCCCGCCCTGAGACTCCCAGCTGTgctcacctgatgggaagaagccGTGGTCCTGGAAGAGCTGCATGACCAGGGCCCGGCGCTGGTCCAGGGTGCGCCGCAGCGACGAATAGGGCACTTTCTCGTACTCCAGCTCCCCGAGCACGTCCTCCGCTTCTGTGCCTGTGAGCAGCACAAGGAGCCCGGTCAAGCCTCCTGCCACCGTGCAAGGGTCCACTCAGCCCTCACTGAATCCTGTCTCACAATGGAGTTCAGAGAGggaacctgcccaaggtcaggTGGGAATTTAGGGGCCTGTGAAACTCCAgaaccgggcttccctggtggttcagcagtaaagaatccactggccaacgcaggggacgtgggttcgaactttgatctggggagatcccacatgtcccacgtggagcaactaagccctcaagACACAACTACGGAAACCGCTGCATCCTGAGTCTGTCCTCTGCCGCAAGCAAAGctgccaccgcagtgagaagcccgagcatctCAACTAGAGAGCAGACCCCGCCCGCCGCAACTAGACAAAGGCCgtgcagcaacggagacccagcacagccaacaaagCAGAACACCTCCAGAACCCACCCTTGGCCTGCTGTCCTTGCTCTCAGCGACTCCTGCTCACTCTCCCACCTTTAACCCTGTCCTGAGACTCCACCCCTCTTGGAGGCCCTGGGTCCCCCACAGCTCTGCCTGCCACCACGCCGGCACCTGTGCGGTCAAAGGTGAAGATGTCGCCCTCGCACTTGGCACTCTTGGGGGTGTTAGGCTCCGAGCTACAGCTGGAGCGCCGCCTCATCTTGCGCTTGGGCGAGGTGGGGTCCTCGGGGGCTGAGTCCAAGTCTGTTCAGACAGAAGCAGGCTCAGTGGCCGTGCTGAGGCCCCTGAGGGGCCTCAtctgtcccccacctcccccggACACCTGGTGCTTGCCTACCAGTGGAATTCTTCCTCTTCTTGCGGTAGGAGCCCAGGATGGCCCGGGGTGAGGTGGCCAGAGACTGCAAGGTGGGCGAGGGCAGCACCTCCTCAGGCCGGAACTCAGGCAGCTCGGCAAAGCGCTCTTCGAAGTCCACCTCTGACAGGACCCTGCTGGAGAGCAGGCAGGGTCACCTCCTCTGCCCCCGCCTGCAGCTGCCCCCTCTCCCAGCAACCCGCACGCTCCACCCAGTCCCCCAGCCCATGCTCACttgtccacagagtcaaaggtcTTCTTCAGGGGCGGGGGCCGCACCTTCACCTTCTTGCCGGCACCAGCCGCCTCCTTGCGCTCGGGGGCGTCCCCGGCCGCCCTCCCACTGCCGCCCtcactgctgccactgctgctgccagGAGCTGAGGCTGGAGCCAAGGCCgggctgggaggggtgggaggctcCCCCCGGCTCTCCAAGCCCAGCCCGGGGACACGCCAGTCTGAAGACGAGCTGGGGAATTTGCTggcctggagggtggggtggggaaggagatggaGAACACTGGGGTCAGACTCACCAGGGCAAGACCCAGAAACAGAGAGGGATCACAGAGATGGATGCTGACCGCTGAGATATAGAACTGTGGGCAGGACCCAGTCATGCAGACATACAAGCCCAAGGCCAGAGGAGAACCCATAAGGGCATGGTTCAGACGGGTAGAGGGAAGAGCAGTGGGACAGAAGGGCAGACAGGAGACAGAGGAGCAGAGCCAAGCAGTGGTGGCCACCCCCAGGCTGCTGGGCACTCACCATGGTCTCAGGGCCCTTGGTGCTGGCCTGCTCCTCAGCAGGTTGGGGCAGCGGGGGACTGCTCCGGGCTGTGGGAGTCCAGGTCTCGGGGGGCAGTGGAGGGGCTGGTGTTGCTGGCCGCCCCTCAAGCTCTGACTCGGACGCTGGGGGCTCACGGGCTGGGCCAGGCTCCAAGGGCTGCCGGGGTGCAGGGCCTGGCCGCCCAGGAGCACCAGCCTCGAAGGAGCCCACAGGAATGCTGGCGATGGCCGCCTTTACTTTCTGGGGGGCCTTAGGGGTGGGCCGCTGGGCCTTGGGGGCCACTAAACTGTAGGTCATGGAGCCTGTGGGTGTAGAGAATATTTGCTAAGCCAGGCTTGACAGGAACCCATCCCCTGGGTCCACCCAGTCAGCCCGTCCTCACCTGGCCTGACACCCACCTGTGGCACTAGGGAAAGGGCTGGCGGGGGCCGGGGTGGCAGCAGTGGGTGCCGGTGGGCCCTTGGGCAGGATGGGGGCAGCAGGTGGGGTGGTGCTGGTGGCCACAGTGTAGACCAGGCCTGGGGGAGCCTGGGATGGCTGGGCCAGGGGTGCTGAGGAGGTGGGTACGGGGCTGCCAGGGTAAAATGCTGTGATGACGGGACCACTGGCAGCTGCGCAGGTGGGAGGTAGCTGGGGGCTGGGCACGGGCGACACGCCCACCTGGCCAGGAGCCAGCAGTGGGGCTTGGCCTGTGGAGAGAGAGACGGCAGAGGCAGGAGACCAAGTTAGGGCCTGGGCTGCCTCGGCCCCACCAGTGGTCCCCAGATGCCAGCCAGGCCCACTCCTCACCTGAAAGCAGGGGCTGCACGAAGGCGGGGCCACTGGGCCCCAGTGAGGTGAAGCCAAGGGCGACCGAGCTCGTGGGTCCGTACGAGGTGACTGTTCCAGGCTGACTGGACGCAGGACTGGTGCCCAGGGGCAGCGCATGCCCACCTGCTGACTGCACATAGGTGATTCTGCCACAGGGAGAGGCAAGGGGAAGGCGTGAGGAGAGCCGGCCCCCCAGAAACCCTCCCCTGCGCTGACTCCCAGATGAGGGCTCAACTGCTGTACCTGGTGGAGGAGGGCAGCAGGACCTTCTGAGGCTGCGAGGCGGGGCCGGGGAGTGGGGCCGGGCTGAGGGGCGGCACCAGGCCGCTGGGTGTGCTCACAGGCACCGGAGTCAGCTGGATGATCTGCGGGCAAGGGAACCATAGGCGGAGCTGAGCTGGGGCCCCAGAGTGAGGCAGGGGAGGCCTGAGACCTTGGAGGCTGGATCTCAGCAGAGACATGGAAGGGAGACATCGGGCTGGGGCTAGGGAGGATGAAATTAAGGAAAAGACAGCGAGAGgctggagacacagagaagggaCAAGGGACAAACGATGAGAGCAGAATCAAGATGCTCAGAGACATCAAGCCAGACAGTGAGACAGAAACCCAGACACcaaaggggagaaaaggaagagagcgAACAACAGGCAGACACAAAAACCACGGGACGCAGAGACCAACGCCCAGAAGGGAGGAGCAAGGGACAGGAGCAAGGGGCCGCCACTGAGGTGCCCTTACCTTGCTGGGTGGCTGAGCACCGTTCTGCACAGGTACTGAGAAGGGCGGGCTCACCAGGGGCAGTGGCTGGCCGGCCCCGCCTCCCCGCACTGACATGCTGGGGGTGGCCAAGGGCACGAGTACCTTCCCGGGCAGCAGCTgggctgagccacctgggggcggggcctgtaCAGGAGACACTGACTGGGCTGCAAGTTAAGAGACAGGAGAGCAGGTGGTCACACAGGAGCGGAAGCAGCTGGGGCCCGCTCCTCGTGCTGCCCGGCCCGGGCCTCACCTttggggggcggggcggagggTACGGACTGCAGGATGGGGATGCCAGGAGTGGGTGCGGTGGCAGCCAGGACTTTGCCGTTGGTGGAGGTGCCCGGCGGGAGGGTGAAACGGATgctggtggtgggggcagggccgCCGGGCGCCGCTGCCTTGGTCCCAGGGGCCGGTGCCACTTGCAGTTGCTGGGGCAGCGTGGGCAGAATGTACTGCACCTGGGTGATGCCCCCAGCCTTGCCCAGGGGACCCGGCTGCAGGATGCCCAGGGGCATTGGCCCATTGGGGCCACCCCCAGCACTGGCCCCAGAGCCTGCAGCCGCCCCGCTGCCAGGGCCCCCCTGGGCAATGAACTGGACAGCAGGTGGCGCTGGGGCCCCGTAGCCCGGGGTGCCCACCAGCAAGTTGGTGACAGTGGCCGGCGCCTTCCCCACAGTGCCCAGGAGAGGCCCAGCCACCAGGTGTGGGGCCGTGGAGGTGGCAGCTCCTGACTTCTTGTCCGAATACACTAAGCTGACGCCCAGCGGGGAGCCCCCCAGTGCCCGGGACCCAGTGCCCGCCTCAGTCCTGGCGCCAGCTGTGTCACCAGGAGGCGCTTCGGGCCGGCTGGCAGCGGGGAAAGGCTTGGAGGCGATGGGCACAGGAGTGCTGCTGACGGGCCGCACCACGTTGGTGACCATGGTGGCAGCCGGGCGGGACAGGGGGGTTGCTGGGGCCCCGTAGGCCAGCGAGGGTGCTGGGGCTGAGGGCACGCGAGCTCCGCTGCCCTCCCGTTCCTCCTTGTTTGAGGGCAGGACCAGTGTCTGCAGGACGCCTCCTCCCCCGCTGGGAGGCGCCGCGATGACTGAGGGGCCTGGTGGCTCCAGGCCGCCCACGCTTTCAGGTCTCTTGCGACGGAAGGTGGCAGGATCCGTGGGGAGAAACCGGGTGGCCTTAGAAGGTGTTGCTGGGCCCCCAGTTCCAGGGGGTGGGGGACGGAGGGGGCCTGTGGTGCTGCCCTGACCTGACTCCTGGGCCTTGAAGGTCCCTGAGCCCAGTGGGAAGGAGGTGgtggctgaggaggaggaggcagcggGCGAGGATGCAGAGGAGGTGGGCCCATAGCCTTTGCCGAAGCCTGCAGGTGGATCTGGGGGCCCTGGAGGCTCAGGGTCCAGCGACGGACGGCAGTGAGTAAAGGAGGAACGGATCACAGGCGAGAACACCTTCCGGCCAAAGCCCTGtgtggaaggaaaaaggagacaCAAGCATGTCAGGGGAGCCTGGATACCCACACCCTGCCCATCCCCATTTCCATGTCCTGCTGGCAGCCAGGCCAGTTGAAGGCCTCCACTCATCCAGGCTGAGACGCCCATGGGGCAAATAGCtcgccctctctgggccttaatCTTCCCCCCTTCTTGACACACAGAAAAGGAACATTCTCCCACCCAGGACACGTGGACCAGACAACAGCAAGTCCCAAGCCCTCACCTTGCTGCCCTCCGGGTCCTCCCCAGAGCTGTCTCCACTCTCGCTGTCAGTCACCCGCTCCTTGCACTTGAGGTCAATGTCAGTGGTGCCGAAGCCGTCGTCAGCTGAGGGAGCAGATGCAACAGTGTTGGCAAAGGGCTGGGCGCGGGGCTGCCCAGAACAGAGGGTCTGAAGCCTGGCTCTGGCCTCAGCTCTGCCCTGTGTTGGCTAAGTGTTGTCCGGGAATGCTATTCCTCAGCCCAGGTGTGCCCACCTGCCTGCCGCCAGACCCTGAGCAGGGAACGGCACCTGATCTATGCCCCAGTGGCCCAGCCACGCTGCTGTCCTCAGGCTTCCGGTCTGGCctgcagcttcttctttttttaacatttattcatttggctgcactgggtctcagtcaCGAcacttgggatctagttccctgaccagggatcaaacctggaccccctgcactggaagcatggagtcttagccactggaccaccagggaagtccctgacctgGGGCTTCTCGAGGGCAGGGCTGGACTACCTCGGTAGGGCCTGAACTGAACAGGCCCAGGATCACAAACAAATGGGGAAGTGAAGAAAAAGGGGCCTAAGGACCTGAGCCAAATTTCCACCTACTTTCCCAACCTGAGCCTGCTGCTCCCCGGCTAGGACTCTGGGTCCTGAGACAGCTTACCAATGACATCGTCGTCCCCCTCCTCCTCACAGATGACCATGCGTTCCTCATCACTGGTCATGTCCTCACTGGCTGCACGCTGGGAACGGGAGGCCCGGGTGGGGAGCAGTGGGGGCCGTCCACTGGCTGCCAGGGTGCCTCCCTCCCCAGGCGCCGCAAAGGGGCCCGGAGTCCCATACTGGGTGGAGGGCTTTGGGCCAGTGTAGGACGCAGGGCCAGACACCATCTGCAGGGCAAGTGCAGGGCGAGTTCAGCCAGGGCAGTCACCTCCCTCCCTGCCCGTTGCCCCTACCCCTGCGGCCTGCCCTCCAGACCTGAGTCAGTTCCTGCAACGCCTGGCTGTCTACCTCCCCACCATCCAGGCTGTGGACCCCGCTGTGGGAGAATGCGCGGGGCCGGGCTGAGCCAGGTCCCCCAACAGCGTGCAGACGCTCTGCCCCACAGGAGCCGCTCCCCGGAGCCTTGGTGTCCGAGCTCAAGAGTGTCTGGGCCGTGACAGACAGGAGCTCTGAAGACACTGCAGGGCGGGAAAGAGACAGGGTTACAGTCAGGAAGCCTGCTACCAGCACCTAGGCTGGCCAAAACGTCCACAGACACTTCTAGACACTGGGTGGAAGCAGGTGGGACTTCTTGGGCCACCAGGCAGAAGAGAGGCACCAcccaccagcccagcatttcccactACTTCCTGTCCTCTGGGGTTTTGAGGAATGAGCCCACTGCTCCCTGGGAGGCAGCCCTTCTGAGAGGAGAAAAGCCTGGAGACAGGTACATGCAGCAGTGCTTAACCAACAGCCACTGGACTGTCTGAGCCTCTGTTCCTTGGTCTCAGAGCAAAAGGAACAATCCCTCGCAGGACTGTGGCCCAGAACCCAAGGGATCTCCAGAAAAGCACCTCAGAGCAGTGCACTCTATAGACACCCTCAGTCAGTAGCAGTAGCCAATAAGGGCCTTTTCTGACTGCGGCCCTAAGAGCCAACAAGCTGGGGTTTAAATTCAGACTCGGCCACTTCCTAGTTTTTTGTGACTTGAAGTAAGTGAttctgcctctctgagcctcagtttcctcatctggaaaacggGCTTTGGTTTTGAATGCTAGACATTACGCTCTAAGAAGTGTCTGTCAcgtagtaaatgctcagtaaatggcaCTTGATGATGAGATTTCTGTTTGGATGTGTGACCTCCCTGGACCTCCCTGACTCCTTCACCACAGCTCAGTGTCAGGGCCTTTGCGGTGAGGGGCTCAAAAGGAATGAAGCCGAAAGGAGCTTCTGGGGAAGCGGGCTGAGCAAGCGAAGGGGAGACTGGTGGCccacaggagggaagagggcagagggGCTCACTGACCTCCGGGGGCAGCGGCAGT from Bubalus bubalis isolate 160015118507 breed Murrah chromosome 18, NDDB_SH_1, whole genome shotgun sequence harbors:
- the PAFAH1B3 gene encoding platelet-activating factor acetylhydrolase IB subunit alpha1 isoform X1, which codes for MVSPAPTPPGAWVRQPPPRPERAAGAGSAGRAHCAVAVGKRRSGGAKMSGDENPASKPTPVQDVQGDGRWMSLHHRFVADSKDKEPEVVFIGDSLVQLMHQCEIWRELFSPLHALNFGIGGDSTQHVLWRLENGELEHIRPKIVVVWVGTNNHGHTAEQVTGGIKAIVQLVNERQPQARVVVLGLLPRGQHPNPLREKNRRVNELVRAALAGHPRAHFLDADPGFVHSDGTISHHDMYDYLHLSRLGYTPVCRALHSLLLRLLTQDQGQGGAPLPEPSP
- the PAFAH1B3 gene encoding platelet-activating factor acetylhydrolase IB subunit alpha1 isoform X2, with the protein product MVSPAPTPPGAWVRQPPPRPERAAGAGSAGRAHCAVAVGKRRSGGAKMSGDENPASKPTPVQDVQGDGRWMSLHHRFVADSKDKEPEVVFIGDSLVQLMHQCEIWRELFSPLHALNFGIGGDSTQHVLWRLENGELEHIRPKGLLPRGQHPNPLREKNRRVNELVRAALAGHPRAHFLDADPGFVHSDGTISHHDMYDYLHLSRLGYTPVCRALHSLLLRLLTQDQGQGGAPLPEPSP
- the PAFAH1B3 gene encoding platelet-activating factor acetylhydrolase IB subunit alpha1 isoform X3 translates to MSGDENPASKPTPVQDVQGDGRWMSLHHRFVADSKDKEPEVVFIGDSLVQLMHQCEIWRELFSPLHALNFGIGGDSTQHVLWRLENGELEHIRPKIVVVWVGTNNHGHTAEQVTGGIKAIVQLVNERQPQARVVVLGLLPRGQHPNPLREKNRRVNELVRAALAGHPRAHFLDADPGFVHSDGTISHHDMYDYLHLSRLGYTPVCRALHSLLLRLLTQDQGQGGAPLPEPSP